From a single Okeanomitos corallinicola TIOX110 genomic region:
- a CDS encoding cobalamin-binding protein translates to MIDTDIRIVSLIPSATEIAAILGLQDAIVGRSHECDYPPEIAHLPICTEARLDGKASSNNIHNNVGKILQSALSIYKIKTDVLEKLQPTHILTQDQCDVCAVSLPEVEKAITQLTHSSPQIISLQPNTLRDVWNDIERVGQIFGVESVKILENLEARVKICNRKIQGLSIGEMPTVACIEWTDPLMTAANWVPELIHLAGGQTLFSAVGKPSVRVNWETLVASNPDVIIFMPCGFDLQRTQEEAKLLTLRPEWEQLHAVKTGRVFVTDGNAYFNRPGPRLVDSVEILAEILHPEIFEYGYQGTGWQTFKSYEKCLSR, encoded by the coding sequence ATGATAGATACAGATATAAGAATTGTCTCTCTAATTCCTAGCGCGACGGAAATTGCTGCTATACTGGGTTTACAAGATGCCATTGTCGGGCGATCGCATGAATGTGACTACCCACCAGAAATAGCACACCTGCCGATTTGTACCGAAGCCCGTCTAGATGGTAAAGCATCCAGCAACAACATTCATAATAATGTAGGTAAAATCTTACAATCAGCTTTAAGCATCTACAAAATCAAAACTGATGTTTTAGAAAAATTGCAACCTACCCACATTCTCACACAAGATCAATGTGATGTATGTGCAGTCAGCCTACCAGAAGTAGAAAAAGCCATTACCCAACTTACCCACAGTTCACCCCAGATCATTTCTTTACAACCTAATACCTTGCGGGATGTATGGAATGATATCGAGAGAGTAGGCCAAATCTTTGGTGTGGAATCAGTAAAAATACTAGAAAATCTAGAAGCAAGAGTAAAAATTTGCAATCGTAAAATTCAAGGCCTTTCCATCGGAGAAATGCCTACAGTCGCTTGTATCGAGTGGACTGATCCCCTGATGACTGCTGCCAATTGGGTTCCTGAATTAATCCATTTAGCAGGTGGACAGACTTTATTTAGTGCCGTTGGTAAACCTTCCGTCCGAGTAAACTGGGAAACATTAGTTGCTAGTAACCCAGATGTGATCATTTTTATGCCTTGTGGTTTTGACTTACAAAGAACTCAGGAAGAAGCAAAACTATTAACTTTGCGTCCAGAATGGGAACAACTCCACGCTGTCAAAACGGGAAGGGTATTTGTCACCGATGGTAACGCCTACTTTAATCGTCCTGGCCCTCGGTTAGTTGACTCTGTGGAAATTTTAGCGGAAATATTGCACCCAGAAATATTTGAATATGGTTATCAAGGTACAGGGTGGCAAACTTTCAAAAGCTATGAAAAATGTTTGAGTAGGTAA
- a CDS encoding KxYKxGKxW signal peptide domain-containing protein has protein sequence MTRFKTYKSKKIRT, from the coding sequence ATTACCCGATTTAAAACCTATAAATCTAAAAAGATTAGGACGTGA
- a CDS encoding Coq4 family protein, which yields MDNLITYNNDKGLLAYIQFLSSKAVKTQYDGTDPVFDFEDALDQTEIAHLTIDELKKNPEINSLFTERWLPAPINLDELSKLPQGTLGYTYAQEMKARGFDPNFYKTVPVVDDISYLKMLWRTTHDIYHVVAGFDTDVVGELGLQAFILAQTPIPISIMLVSFSMVLISLYQPTKFKPLMAEISRGYHLGSHTPIKFITQKWDQFWNVPVTEIRAQLGMNSI from the coding sequence ATGGATAATCTTATTACCTACAACAATGATAAAGGACTCTTGGCTTACATTCAATTTCTGTCATCAAAGGCAGTAAAAACACAATATGATGGAACTGATCCAGTATTTGACTTTGAAGATGCACTTGATCAAACAGAAATAGCACATTTAACTATAGATGAACTGAAAAAAAATCCGGAAATTAACTCCTTATTTACAGAACGCTGGTTACCTGCACCGATAAATTTAGATGAATTAAGTAAACTTCCACAAGGAACTTTAGGTTATACTTATGCCCAGGAAATGAAAGCTAGAGGCTTTGATCCTAACTTCTACAAAACAGTTCCTGTTGTTGATGATATTTCTTATTTGAAGATGCTTTGGAGAACTACCCATGATATTTATCATGTAGTTGCTGGCTTTGATACTGATGTTGTGGGTGAATTGGGTTTACAGGCTTTTATCTTAGCACAAACTCCCATTCCTATCAGCATCATGTTGGTAAGTTTTAGCATGGTTTTAATTAGTCTTTATCAACCTACTAAATTCAAACCTTTAATGGCAGAAATATCTCGTGGTTATCATCTAGGTTCTCATACTCCTATTAAATTCATCACTCAAAAATGGGATCAATTTTGGAATGTTCCAGTTACTGAAATTCGCGCTCAATTAGGAATGAATTCAATTTAA
- a CDS encoding Calx-beta domain-containing protein produces the protein MLQQSLLDLLNKSWQITDFSDLPTDQGGRITIPGRSLLISNITEPTSEFIDTLTAAIPSISSSSSSLPFNSQNPITVTQPRIANLSPNQDSNNNASTQNLQAAICTCSFCSLPPITQDYQPQTLPSPQTAVNLANTFTLNSLPGANHTIYLDFNGHTTSGTFWNSQFNNNANIVTPAYDFDGNTASFSTEELASIQYIWQRVAEDFIPFNVNVTTQAPTDINDLINNGAGDTRWGVRVAIGGSSYDWFGAGAGGVAYVKSFNWGNDTPTFVFEDQLANGNEKFTAEAISHEVGHTLGLYHDGRTSPAEEYYQGHGSGETGWAGIMGAGYYQNLTQWSKGQYLAANNLEDDLSIITTQNGFGYRADDTGNTIATAQALSQSGTSLSGSGIIERNTDVDFYRFSTGAGFISLTVNPFERGPNLDILAELYNGAGNLIASSNFTESLSASISTTVAAGTYYLKIDGVGKGNPLGTGYTDYGSLGQYFITGSFVNNPPTVTTTNSTLSYLENATTAIDSGIIINDIDSVNLIGATVRFSSGFVSSQDTLSFVNQNGITGSFNSSTGVLNLTGTSSVANYQAALRSITYTNNSDAPSTITRTIEFTVSDGIATSNLATRNVSITAVNDTPTNLFLSNNNVPENQAIGTTVGSFSSADPDANESFTYSLVTGTGDTDNSFFSIVGNQLQTNAAFDYESKNSYSIRVRTADQGGLFFEKVFTVNINDVNELSNINVIAANVTEGDSGTTPLTFTVSLNAPNTLPVTVNYATFNGSAYSGYDYNSVSGILTFNPGETSKNVTVNVIGDVFSEGNETFGLLLTNPTNGIIQTSQAVATIIDNDSLPSLSINDMSIAEGNNGTTLATFNVQLSAASGQSVTVNYATADGTATLADNDYISTSGTLTFAPGNTLLTVSVAIVGDTQVEGNETLFLNLSNVNGATLGDSQGVVTILDNDTIPDLSLTGTSGNDTLTGGDGNDSIFGLEGNDVLDGKSGDDFINGGLGRDVITGGLGADNFVYQSFSESVFGTQDRIRDFNPGSGDRIFLNTPPDAIFNAGVISAANLSAAVLAAYSDADPVTAGSQALAANQAVFFSFGATPATRRTYVSVNDGTTAFSSSSDLFIEVTGLIGTIPNGSLIVDDYFSAIV, from the coding sequence ATGCTGCAACAATCCTTACTTGATTTACTAAATAAATCCTGGCAAATTACAGACTTCAGTGATTTACCAACAGACCAAGGCGGAAGAATTACAATACCAGGGCGCAGTTTGCTAATCAGCAATATAACTGAACCTACAAGTGAATTTATTGACACATTAACCGCAGCTATTCCCAGTATTAGCTCTAGTAGTAGTTCATTACCTTTTAACAGTCAAAACCCCATCACTGTCACTCAACCTAGAATTGCCAATCTTAGTCCTAACCAAGACTCGAACAACAACGCCTCTACACAAAATTTACAAGCAGCAATTTGTACCTGCTCATTTTGCAGTTTACCCCCGATTACTCAAGATTATCAACCGCAAACATTACCATCACCACAGACAGCCGTTAATTTAGCTAACACATTTACCCTCAACAGCTTACCAGGTGCTAATCACACAATTTACTTAGATTTCAACGGACACACTACCTCTGGTACTTTCTGGAATAGTCAGTTTAATAATAATGCTAACATTGTCACCCCCGCCTATGACTTTGATGGCAATACAGCTTCTTTTAGTACAGAGGAACTAGCAAGTATCCAATATATTTGGCAACGTGTAGCCGAAGACTTTATCCCCTTTAATGTCAACGTCACCACTCAAGCACCAACAGATATTAATGATCTGATTAATAATGGTGCTGGTGATACTCGCTGGGGCGTGCGTGTAGCTATTGGTGGCAGTAGTTATGACTGGTTCGGCGCTGGTGCTGGTGGAGTTGCTTATGTGAAATCTTTCAATTGGGGTAATGATACTCCCACTTTTGTTTTTGAGGACCAACTAGCTAATGGTAATGAAAAATTTACAGCTGAAGCTATTAGCCATGAAGTAGGTCATACTTTAGGACTATACCATGATGGTCGAACTAGCCCAGCAGAGGAATACTATCAAGGACATGGTAGTGGAGAAACTGGTTGGGCAGGAATTATGGGAGCAGGATACTACCAGAACTTAACCCAGTGGAGTAAAGGTCAATATCTGGCAGCTAATAATCTAGAAGATGACTTAAGCATTATTACCACCCAAAACGGTTTTGGCTACCGAGCAGATGATACTGGTAATACAATTGCCACTGCTCAAGCACTCAGCCAAAGTGGGACATCATTGAGTGGTAGTGGGATCATCGAGCGGAATACAGATGTAGATTTTTACCGTTTTTCTACTGGTGCGGGTTTTATTAGCCTAACTGTAAATCCCTTTGAACGTGGACCTAACCTAGACATTTTAGCAGAGCTATATAACGGGGCAGGGAATTTAATTGCATCTTCTAATTTTACAGAATCACTTTCTGCAAGTATCTCTACAACCGTTGCTGCGGGAACTTATTATCTGAAAATTGATGGTGTTGGTAAAGGAAATCCTTTAGGTACTGGGTATACAGATTATGGTAGTTTGGGTCAGTATTTTATTACTGGTTCGTTTGTTAATAACCCTCCTACTGTCACCACAACCAATAGCACCCTATCTTATCTGGAAAATGCCACTACAGCGATAGATTCAGGAATTATCATCAATGATATTGATTCCGTAAATCTTATAGGTGCAACAGTAAGATTTAGTTCTGGTTTTGTTTCCAGTCAAGATACCCTAAGTTTCGTCAATCAAAACGGCATTACAGGTAGTTTCAACAGCAGTACAGGAGTTTTAAATTTAACAGGAACATCTAGCGTAGCTAATTACCAAGCTGCTCTCCGTTCTATTACTTACACCAATAATAGCGACGCTCCCAGTACCATAACACGCACAATTGAATTTACTGTTAGTGATGGTATTGCTACCAGCAATTTAGCTACTCGTAACGTCAGTATTACTGCTGTTAACGACACTCCTACTAATCTTTTCCTCAGTAATAACAATGTCCCCGAAAATCAAGCTATTGGTACAACAGTAGGTAGCTTTAGCAGTGCAGATCCAGATGCTAACGAGTCCTTTACCTACAGTTTAGTCACAGGTACAGGTGATACGGATAATAGCTTTTTTAGCATTGTTGGAAATCAACTGCAAACTAACGCTGCTTTCGATTACGAAAGCAAAAATAGCTATAGTATCCGTGTGAGAACAGCAGATCAAGGTGGATTATTTTTTGAGAAAGTATTTACAGTCAATATTAATGATGTTAATGAGTTGAGTAACATTAATGTCATTGCGGCAAACGTAACCGAAGGTGACAGTGGTACAACTCCTTTAACATTTACAGTCAGTCTAAATGCACCTAATACCCTACCAGTAACAGTTAACTATGCTACGTTTAACGGTAGCGCTTACTCTGGATATGACTACAACTCTGTTTCTGGTATTCTCACTTTTAATCCAGGGGAAACGAGTAAAAATGTAACTGTGAATGTGATTGGAGATGTGTTTAGTGAAGGTAACGAAACCTTTGGATTATTATTAACTAACCCCACTAATGGCATTATCCAAACTTCCCAAGCAGTAGCGACAATTATTGATAACGATTCTTTACCTAGTCTGAGTATTAATGATATGAGTATAGCTGAAGGAAATAATGGTACTACTTTAGCTACCTTTAATGTTCAGTTATCTGCTGCTTCTGGTCAATCTGTCACGGTTAATTATGCTACTGCTGATGGTACGGCCACTTTAGCTGATAATGATTACATTAGCACCAGCGGTACTTTAACTTTTGCTCCGGGAAATACTTTACTGACGGTGAGTGTGGCCATTGTCGGAGATACTCAGGTAGAAGGAAATGAAACTTTATTCCTGAACTTGAGTAATGTTAATGGAGCGACTCTAGGGGATAGTCAAGGTGTAGTTACCATTTTAGATAATGATACGATTCCTGATTTATCCCTAACTGGAACATCTGGGAATGATACTCTGACCGGTGGAGATGGGAATGATAGTATTTTTGGGTTAGAGGGTAATGATGTTCTGGATGGGAAAAGTGGCGATGATTTTATTAATGGTGGTTTAGGTAGAGATGTGATCACGGGTGGTTTAGGTGCTGATAACTTCGTTTATCAAAGTTTCAGTGAGTCCGTTTTTGGTACACAAGATCGTATCCGTGATTTTAATCCAGGATCTGGTGATCGCATTTTCCTAAATACTCCACCCGATGCTATCTTTAATGCAGGTGTTATCAGTGCAGCAAATTTAAGTGCAGCGGTGTTAGCTGCTTATAGTGACGCTGATCCAGTTACAGCAGGTTCACAAGCATTAGCGGCTAATCAAGCAGTATTCTTTAGTTTTGGTGCTACCCCAGCAACTAGGCGTACCTATGTATCTGTTAATGACGGTACTACTGCCTTTAGTTCCAGCAGTGACTTATTTATAGAAGTAACAGGTTTGATAGGTACAATACCCAATGGATCTTTAATAGTGGATGACTACTTTTCAGCTATTGTCTAG
- a CDS encoding transposase, protein MWSSYKTLVTELMPNAQVVADRFHVMTQINTEKLIISIYLPFDTGKIILLSPIIKVYFQYLQTQTNEELSWIILLPTTMIKDSWLTFNFCHQRQ, encoded by the coding sequence TTGTGGAGTAGCTATAAAACTTTAGTAACAGAATTAATGCCGAATGCTCAAGTTGTAGCTGATAGATTTCACGTAATGACACAGATTAATACAGAAAAATTAATTATATCAATATATCTCCCTTTTGATACAGGAAAAATAATTCTACTATCCCCAATAATAAAAGTATATTTTCAGTATTTACAAACGCAGACAAATGAAGAATTATCATGGATAATCTTATTACCTACAACAATGATAAAGGACTCTTGGCTTACATTCAATTTCTGTCATCAAAGGCAGTAA
- a CDS encoding ABC transporter ATP-binding protein → MNETLFSIENLRVAYPQRHNEAQTWAVDDVSFTLEPGEKMGLVGESGCGKSTIGRAIMRLLPNYSCIEGKVIFRGDSVLDLNPIQMQKFRGEVVALIFQDPMTRLDPLMTIGNHCLETLQAHSPELSKQQAKEKALATLEKVNIPASRWSQYPHEFSGGMRQRVAIALALLLNPKLIVADEPTTSLDVTVSAQILQELTRLCAEENMGLLLISHDLAMVAEYCDRIGVMYQGKVVEMGNTETVFKNPQHEYTQSLLKAALHIQQEEGTGNREQGTVSQENPILKVTELKQHYTIEPNFIERIFKGQGQTIKAVDGIDLELYPGEILGLVGESGCGKSTLSRTILQLIQPTAGKVEFLGQELTNLPRKEIRSSRRQIQMIFQDPHACLNPAMTVGQSIADPLLIHNLANAEKAKKEVLWMLEKVGLTPAETYYQRYPSDLSGGQQQRVAIARALITRPKLIICDEPVSMLDASVQTQVLDLMLQLKEEFELTYLFITHDLWLARFLCDRIAVMNGGKIVELGNTKEIFANPQHPYTKTLLAAAPLLARV, encoded by the coding sequence ATGAATGAAACCTTATTTAGTATTGAAAATCTGCGCGTAGCTTATCCCCAACGTCACAACGAAGCACAAACTTGGGCTGTTGATGATGTATCTTTTACACTAGAACCTGGAGAAAAAATGGGTTTGGTGGGTGAATCTGGTTGTGGTAAATCTACTATTGGTAGGGCAATTATGCGGTTATTGCCTAATTATAGTTGTATTGAAGGTAAAGTAATTTTTCGGGGAGATTCGGTATTAGATTTAAACCCCATACAGATGCAAAAATTTCGGGGTGAAGTTGTGGCTTTGATTTTTCAAGATCCAATGACGCGATTAGACCCATTAATGACTATTGGTAATCATTGTTTAGAAACTTTGCAAGCACATTCACCGGAATTATCTAAACAACAAGCGAAAGAAAAAGCTTTAGCAACTTTAGAAAAGGTGAATATTCCCGCTAGTCGCTGGAGTCAATATCCCCATGAATTTAGTGGAGGAATGCGTCAACGGGTTGCTATTGCATTAGCGTTATTATTGAATCCGAAATTAATTGTTGCTGATGAACCGACAACCAGTTTAGATGTTACTGTTTCTGCCCAAATTTTACAGGAATTAACGCGATTATGTGCGGAAGAAAATATGGGATTATTATTAATTTCCCATGATTTAGCAATGGTTGCTGAATATTGCGATCGCATCGGTGTCATGTATCAAGGTAAAGTGGTAGAAATGGGTAACACCGAAACTGTGTTTAAAAATCCTCAACATGAATATACCCAATCTTTATTAAAAGCAGCTTTACATATTCAACAGGAAGAGGGAACAGGGAACAGGGAACAGGGAACAGTAAGTCAAGAAAATCCGATTTTAAAAGTTACTGAACTCAAGCAACATTACACTATAGAACCGAATTTTATTGAACGCATATTTAAAGGTCAAGGACAAACAATTAAAGCTGTAGATGGTATTGATTTAGAATTATATCCAGGGGAAATATTAGGTTTAGTGGGAGAATCTGGCTGTGGGAAAAGTACCCTTTCTCGAACTATTTTACAACTAATTCAACCAACTGCGGGAAAAGTAGAATTTTTAGGACAAGAATTAACCAATTTACCCAGGAAAGAAATCCGTTCTTCCCGTAGACAAATCCAGATGATCTTTCAAGATCCCCATGCTTGTTTAAATCCGGCTATGACCGTGGGACAAAGTATAGCAGATCCTTTATTAATTCACAATTTAGCCAATGCGGAAAAAGCCAAAAAAGAGGTTTTATGGATGTTAGAAAAAGTAGGATTAACACCAGCAGAAACCTATTATCAACGTTATCCATCTGATTTATCAGGAGGACAACAACAACGGGTTGCTATTGCTAGGGCTTTAATTACTAGACCAAAATTGATAATCTGTGATGAACCAGTGAGTATGTTAGATGCAAGTGTACAAACTCAAGTTTTAGATTTGATGTTGCAATTAAAAGAGGAATTTGAATTAACTTATTTATTTATTACCCATGATTTATGGTTGGCTCGGTTTTTGTGCGATCGCATCGCCGTCATGAATGGTGGTAAAATTGTCGAATTAGGAAATACAAAGGAAATCTTTGCTAATCCCCAGCATCCTTATACCAAAACCCTTTTAGCTGCTGCACCTTTATTAGCTAGGGTATAA
- a CDS encoding transposase — MEVVYEKEETDYGLDPNSIAAIDLGIDNLATLTSNQPGFIPVLVSGRIIKSINRYYNQRKANLQSLLPAHQKTSKRLQSLTKKK; from the coding sequence GTGGAAGTTGTCTATGAAAAAGAGGAAACAGATTATGGTTTAGACCCTAATTCCATAGCAGCGATTGATTTAGGAATAGATAATCTAGCAACTTTAACATCAAACCAGCCGGGATTTATACCAGTTCTGGTTTCCGGGCGGATTATCAAATCAATTAATCGTTATTACAATCAAAGAAAAGCCAATTTACAATCTTTACTACCTGCACATCAAAAGACCTCTAAACGACTACAAAGTTTAACTAAAAAAAAGTAG
- a CDS encoding ssl1498 family light-harvesting-like protein, with protein MPYTEEEGGLLNNFAREPKVYQAEPPTNGQKRTYIILGVAAALLVSGVVYVAFAVSSAG; from the coding sequence ATGCCCTATACCGAAGAAGAAGGCGGTCTTCTCAATAATTTTGCCCGTGAACCCAAAGTTTACCAAGCCGAACCACCAACGAATGGGCAGAAGCGTACCTATATTATTTTAGGAGTTGCTGCTGCGCTTTTAGTGAGTGGTGTGGTTTATGTAGCCTTCGCCGTATCTAGTGCTGGTTAA
- a CDS encoding bifunctional (p)ppGpp synthetase/guanosine-3',5'-bis(diphosphate) 3'-pyrophosphohydrolase, with translation MSSLLLDSSVDVSLPEWLKKCLRETSAKSNVGEDERTHNDSILICNAFKFAYQLHQGQSRKSGEPYIAHPVAVADLLRDLGGSPAMIAAGFLHDVVEDTEVTIEQIEENFGPEVRLLVEGVTKLSKINFTSKTESQAENFRRMFLAMAQDIRVIVVKLADRLHNMRTLQYMSEASRRRSAQETRDIFAPLANRLGIWRIKWELEDLAFKYLEPEAFREIQQHVSEKRTAREEKLTKATEVLKDRMRLAGIKCLDVSGRPKHLHSIYQKMQRQQKEFHEIYDLAALRIIVQTNEDCYRALAVVHDSFRPIPGRFKDYIGLPKPNRYQSLHTGVIGLTGRPLEVQIRTMEMHHIAEYGIAAHWKYKETGASNSQVTGTDEKFTWLRQLLEWQSDLKDAQEYLDSVKDNLFEDDVYVFTPKGDVVPLSPGATTIDFAYRIHTEVGNHCAGARVNGRIVPLSTRLHNGDIVDIITQKNSHPSLDWLNFVRTSAAKYRIKQWYKRSHRDENIARGRDILEKELGKTGFDNLLKSDAMHTVAEKCNYHSVEDLLAALGYGEITLNLVLNRWREVIKVEQPVADVIPFIPKESTSKTARESQPISSRASDSPIIGVEGLVYYIAGCCTPIPGEGIIGVVTRGRGISVHRQGCQNVDHVECERLVPVSWNTGVIETQSRPYTYAIDIQIETLDRVGILKDILSRLSDQGINVRHANVKTALGQPALMDLGIDVRDRTQLENVFIQIKKMSDILNIRRIGQVEESPG, from the coding sequence ATGAGCAGCTTACTTCTTGATTCTTCAGTTGATGTCAGCCTCCCGGAATGGCTTAAGAAATGTTTACGAGAAACATCAGCAAAAAGTAATGTGGGGGAAGATGAACGAACGCACAATGACTCTATTTTGATATGTAATGCCTTTAAATTTGCTTATCAACTCCATCAAGGTCAGTCACGCAAATCTGGAGAACCGTATATTGCCCATCCAGTTGCTGTAGCCGATTTACTCCGAGATTTAGGGGGTAGTCCTGCTATGATAGCAGCTGGATTTCTTCATGATGTAGTTGAAGATACAGAAGTTACAATTGAACAGATAGAAGAAAATTTTGGTCCAGAAGTTAGACTACTGGTAGAAGGTGTTACTAAACTTTCTAAAATCAATTTCACTAGCAAAACCGAAAGCCAAGCAGAAAATTTCCGCAGAATGTTTTTAGCAATGGCCCAGGATATCCGGGTAATTGTGGTCAAGTTGGCGGATCGTTTGCATAATATGCGAACTCTGCAATATATGTCAGAAGCCAGCCGTCGTCGTAGCGCCCAAGAAACCAGAGATATTTTTGCACCTTTGGCGAATCGTTTGGGGATTTGGCGGATTAAGTGGGAATTAGAAGATTTAGCTTTTAAATATTTAGAACCGGAAGCTTTTAGAGAAATTCAACAGCACGTTTCCGAAAAAAGAACAGCTAGGGAAGAAAAATTAACTAAAGCGACGGAAGTTTTAAAAGATCGAATGCGACTGGCGGGGATTAAATGTTTAGATGTGAGTGGCCGTCCTAAACATCTTCATAGCATTTATCAAAAAATGCAGCGACAGCAAAAGGAATTTCATGAAATTTACGATTTAGCTGCACTGAGAATAATTGTTCAGACTAATGAAGATTGTTACCGGGCTTTGGCGGTAGTTCATGATTCTTTCCGCCCTATTCCTGGCAGATTTAAAGATTACATTGGTTTACCAAAACCTAACCGTTATCAATCTTTGCATACTGGGGTAATTGGTTTAACAGGTCGTCCGCTAGAAGTGCAAATTCGGACTATGGAAATGCACCATATAGCAGAATACGGCATTGCCGCCCATTGGAAGTATAAGGAAACAGGTGCTTCTAATAGTCAAGTGACGGGAACAGATGAGAAATTTACTTGGCTGCGACAGTTATTAGAATGGCAGAGTGATTTAAAGGATGCACAGGAATATTTAGATAGTGTCAAGGATAATTTATTTGAAGATGATGTTTATGTCTTCACCCCCAAAGGTGATGTTGTACCTTTAAGTCCTGGGGCTACTACTATAGATTTTGCTTATCGCATTCATACAGAGGTGGGAAATCATTGTGCAGGGGCGCGGGTAAATGGACGGATTGTACCATTATCAACGCGTTTACATAATGGTGATATTGTTGATATTATTACGCAAAAAAATAGCCATCCTAGTTTGGATTGGTTAAATTTTGTGAGGACTTCGGCGGCGAAATACCGGATTAAGCAATGGTACAAGCGATCGCACCGAGATGAGAATATTGCTAGGGGTAGGGATATTTTAGAGAAGGAATTGGGTAAAACGGGTTTTGATAATTTACTCAAGTCTGATGCCATGCACACTGTGGCAGAAAAGTGCAACTATCACAGTGTTGAAGATTTATTAGCAGCTTTGGGTTATGGTGAAATTACTTTAAATTTGGTATTGAATCGCTGGCGAGAAGTGATTAAGGTAGAACAACCTGTGGCTGATGTGATTCCATTTATACCCAAGGAATCTACCTCAAAAACTGCTAGAGAATCACAACCGATATCTTCCCGTGCGAGTGATTCACCAATTATTGGTGTGGAGGGGTTGGTTTACTATATTGCCGGGTGTTGTACACCAATTCCAGGGGAAGGAATTATTGGTGTGGTGACAAGAGGTCGAGGTATTTCTGTTCATCGCCAAGGATGTCAAAATGTAGATCATGTGGAGTGTGAACGGCTAGTACCTGTGAGTTGGAACACCGGAGTTATAGAAACTCAAAGCCGTCCTTACACTTATGCTATAGATATTCAAATTGAAACTTTGGATCGGGTAGGTATCCTCAAGGATATTTTGTCCCGGTTAAGTGACCAAGGTATTAATGTCCGTCATGCTAATGTAAAAACGGCTTTAGGACAACCTGCACTGATGGATTTAGGTATTGATGTCCGCGATCGCACGCAATTGGAAAATGTGTTTATACAAATTAAAAAAATGAGTGATATTCTCAACATTCGCAGAATTGGCCAAGTTGAAGAATCCCCAGGATAG
- the patD gene encoding heterocyst frequency control protein PatD, whose translation MSVNLEIYQKFVTLLELLSDDISENLLDAPGLRQSLIELKQYFVKEIASLTDLNSRQQSYHTEMSKQLRLLELDITFLQGAKKPETIQTRVNNIKERLNTLVSFCQAMIN comes from the coding sequence ATGTCTGTAAATCTGGAAATATATCAAAAATTTGTAACATTACTGGAGTTATTGAGTGATGATATCTCTGAAAATCTATTAGATGCTCCTGGTTTACGTCAAAGTCTGATTGAATTAAAGCAATACTTTGTTAAAGAAATTGCATCTTTAACAGATTTAAACTCACGTCAGCAGTCTTACCATACTGAGATGAGTAAGCAACTGCGTCTGTTAGAATTAGATATTACATTTCTGCAAGGAGCGAAAAAGCCTGAAACCATACAAACAAGAGTGAATAACATTAAAGAACGTCTTAACACCTTGGTATCATTTTGTCAGGCTATGATCAATTAA